From the Chitinophaga lutea genome, the window TCAACTGGCGGAATCCGGAAGTACAGGAAGCGATGTTCAACGTCATGCGCTTCTGGCTGGATAAAGGAGTAGACGGGTTCAGGGTGGATGTACTCTGGTTCATTTTTAAAGACGAACAGTTGCGCGACAACCCGGTGAACCCCGACTATGCGCCGCATCTGCCCACTTTCGACCAGCTGCTGCCGGTGTATTCCACCGATCAGCCGGAAGTGCAGGACATTACGCGTAAAATGCGGAGCGTGCTGGAAGAATACGAAGGGGACCGGGTTTTGATAGCGGAAGTATACCTGCCCATTCCCAGGTTGATGGCGTACTACGGAGAAAACAACAACGGCGCCCATCTGCCATTTAATTTCCTGCTGATGGCGCTGCCCTGGGATGCCCGGCAGATCGCCGCCACCATCGACGAATACGAAGGCGCGTTACCGCCTGGCGGATGGCCGAACTGGGTGCTCAGCAATCACGACCGGCCGCGCATCGCCAGCCGCGTCGGCATGCACCAGGCCGCGGTGGCAGCCATGCTGTTGCTGACGCTTCGCGGCACGCCCACCATTTACTACGGCGATGAAATCGCCATGCGTGATGTAGCCATTCCCCGGGAGGAGATACAGGATCCGCAGGGCCTCAATATGCCGGATAAAAACCTGAGCAGGGACCCGGCACGCACCCCCATGCAGTGGGACGAGGGCAAAAATGCGGGGTTCTCCCCGGGCAAACCCTGGCTGAGGCTGGATAAAGCATATGCGCGGACGAATGTGCAATCGCAACGGGCCGACGCCCATTCCATGCTACGCCTCTTTCACCGCCTGATTCAGTTGCGGCGGAAGGAGCCTGCCCTCTCGGCCGGCAGTTACAATGCCGTGTATGCAGACAGCCAGGTGATGGCCTTTACCCGGCGCAGCGAAGGCCATCCATCGTTCCTCATCGTGCTCAACCTGACGCACCGGCCGGGTTATTTTCGCCCGGATAATTTTTCATTTAACGGAACAGTGGAGATCGCCGTTTCCCGCGAGCTAGAAGGCGGCAAAGTCAGCCATACGATCAG encodes:
- a CDS encoding alpha-amylase family glycosyl hydrolase; its protein translation is MASNQQPWWQTGIIYQVYPRSFQDSNGDGVGDLKGIRRRLDHLQWLGIDAIWLSPIFPSPMADFGYDVSNYTDIHPLFGNLADFDELLQAVHARGMKLLLDLVPNHTSHQHPWFLESRSSRDNPKRDWYIWKDPQPDGSLPNNWLSVFGGSGWEWDERTEQYYYHAFLKEQPDLNWRNPEVQEAMFNVMRFWLDKGVDGFRVDVLWFIFKDEQLRDNPVNPDYAPHLPTFDQLLPVYSTDQPEVQDITRKMRSVLEEYEGDRVLIAEVYLPIPRLMAYYGENNNGAHLPFNFLLMALPWDARQIAATIDEYEGALPPGGWPNWVLSNHDRPRIASRVGMHQAAVAAMLLLTLRGTPTIYYGDEIAMRDVAIPREEIQDPQGLNMPDKNLSRDPARTPMQWDEGKNAGFSPGKPWLRLDKAYARTNVQSQRADAHSMLRLFHRLIQLRRKEPALSAGSYNAVYADSQVMAFTRRSEGHPSFLIVLNLTHRPGYFRPDNFSFNGTVEIAVSRELEGGKVSHTISLDGDEGLLIRLHEPS